A stretch of DNA from Carya illinoinensis cultivar Pawnee chromosome 12, C.illinoinensisPawnee_v1, whole genome shotgun sequence:
GGGTGCCCTTGGAGACAACACTCAAAGTTATGACAGGATCCCCTAGGCATGTTATGGGAGAAAGTATCTGGTGATGAAACTTCTGTGCTCTTACCCCATCTTTAAATACAAGATTCCCTCTTGTCCCTCAGCAATTGGAGACCCGGAAAATTGACTTCAGTTGGTCATGGTTTCGCAGAAGAGAGTTTTAACTTGATACGTTGGGACTCAATGATCCTTGTCCCTTTCGGGGGGGCTTTGGATGTATATTGTTCCAAtgtattactctctctctcgctctcctACTTCGTCTTAATTGTCGAGGGTAAGCAGCTGCTttccttcttattttttatgcctcttctctctcttttccctgcTGTAATCATAAATTGATTCCTTACTctgtataaatatcatttatttaagCAAGGGAGTAATTTCGATCCGATTCATCTGCTTACATTTTTTCGCTCTTCATTCTTAAAGTATCCTATAAAGAAACTGGATATCCGTGATTCTGGTAGGTGCGAGAAGACATTCAATCATCGGTTCAAGACTTTGAAATCTGGAAAACAGAATACATTTTCTTCCCTCGGTGTGTTACCGAAACCAAATATCCACCAAAACTATGAACAACACCCTCTTTCAAAATTTGCTTAAATCCAAGAAATAGGTGCGAGAAGACATTCAATCATCGGTTCAAGACTTCGAAATCTGGAAaacaaaatacattttcttCCCTCGGAGTGTTACCGAAACCAAATATCCTCCTATAATGACAGGATCTGTCGAAGGGGAAAGTAGTAATATGCAAGTAGAGAGGTATCTTGACCATAGAGAAGCATGGGGTTTTCTCTGAAAGATATTTATTTCACTCCTGGAAATCAAAACAATGATATCTTGACCAGTATTATAAAGGGAAGAACGAATAGTAACTGAAGCAAAACTGGTATGTTGAAGAAAACACTGGAGGTACCATTAGCCTGAGAGAGCAGAGTTGAGAGCACTGTGAACTTCAACACCTATCTGGGCCTCCGCTTTCTCCAAGTCAGTTGTTGCTGAACTAAGCTTCTGGGTAAATTCTGCTAGGCCCTTCTGGGCCAAGCTTGGGTCAATATGGTCAATTTGCACAGCCTCTACAGCAATTATATCGGCAACAGAGTTAGCATGGATAAAAGCAAACCCACTACTAAGGAAATACTTTGTCACATCATTTCCTTCATGCACTGAGAGGATCCCAGGCTTCAGCTCTGCGATTGCAGGTACATGTCCGGGCAAAACACCCATTTGTCCAGTTGTTGCAGGAATTATGACCATGTCAACCTGAAACACAGAGTGCATGCTTAAAAAACAAAGAACCCAATTGGTTTTCTACGATAATAAATGTAACAGAAATGTAAGCGCCACATAGGACTGGTGTTGGCATTTCCCCCACACCATGGACCAAAAAGTGTTGAGGATGGTgtcatttcaatgaaaaaaGTTAACTTTTCAGTTACAGGTGGAATGACATACAACATGTAGATGGGGTTGtattcaaagggaaaaagatcttATAGACAGGACGATGAGAATGGGAGAGGCAGAAAATTAATTCTCCCCCTTCCTTGGGTTGTGCTTAAAAACTTCCACTTTAACAGTAGTATAGAACTTGTTGACCATCCATCATTCCCTAATCTGCTGCACAAATGAAATTCATGACAAAAGAACTTGCTGCAAGGAATTTTAGCACAGTAAGAATTGAGGCAAGATTCCTTGTGCCATCAAGCGTTGATAAGAGTTTAGGAGCAATTCCTACTTTTTACCATACAAGTACAAGATAGAAGACTAACGGTGGGAAAACTTGTTCCTCTTTCCAAGACACCTCTTCTAATATGATGAGCAATGTCTCCTATTATATGTCTGagaagagacaattagaagggTTCAGTTACTACTGTATGTTTTGTTCTCTCTCCGCCCCCATATATTTTTGGATTGAAAATTTATCTGCTTTCCACATACaagggaaaataaaaacattaatcaATTTATGAAGGTCATAAATATAAATTCCTTGTATGAGTGCCCTTTCTATCCTCAACCTCCAGACACACCATTCTCCTAAATGTTTTTTGTTAAGTCAC
This window harbors:
- the LOC122289459 gene encoding ATP synthase subunit delta', mitochondrial-like — protein: MFRQASRLLAQTLRAGMRPFSSDLPAAPTSDSAFNESWKKVIPNIEPPKTPSHFLRPRPATPTSIPSKITVNFVLPYASELSAKEVDMVIIPATTGQMGVLPGHVPAIAELKPGILSVHEGNDVTKYFLSSGFAFIHANSVADIIAVEAVQIDHIDPSLAQKGLAEFTQKLSSATTDLEKAEAQIGVEVHSALNSALSG